DNA from Camelus dromedarius isolate mCamDro1 chromosome X, mCamDro1.pat, whole genome shotgun sequence:
CATATAGAACCTCTGCCACTTCCACAGGAGGCCCTGGGTCACACGCCAGAAGAGAGAGACAGTACATTGACATTGAGATAGGAGGCATATGCTGGACAAGAGTATTCATCCCGGCTTCTCTGCAGCTTTAGACAATCAGTGGTGTAGAAATATACACCAGTGAAGTACTGTGTGAAGTGGAGGGCACAgtgacaaaggaaaaacaaaaccaaatactTTAGGCCAACCTGAGGGAAAAGGGAAACCAGAAGAATAGGAGGAAGAGAATTTACATAACCTTGTATCTTCTATCAAGACTTGATACTTGCTTGACCTCCAGGTTCCAGATTATCCAAGCGTAGGGTTGCCAGATTGAGCAAATAAAAAGGCAGGATGCACCCATTAAATGTGATTTCTGATAAACGGCAAACAATTTTTTTAGTGTATGTCTCAAATACTACACGGTACATacttacactgaaaaaaaaaatttgaaagaaattattttatctggcaaccctatccAGGAGGATCAGTTAGCCTGAGGTTACTCTGGTCATACCTTGTCAAAGAGCAATGGCAAGACCATCACAGAGCAAAGCACAGACATGTCACCCACCCCAAGGGGAGGTATGTGATCCTTTCCACTCCATTTCCCAAACTCTCAATCCCATGCTATTCTGGCAGGGTGAGAGGCTGTCCACACAGAGGAGCTGCCAACCACTCTCTGCCAGGTGGAGAAGTTGTTTTCCTTCTGTAGCATGTGAAGAAGGTCAAAGATACAACTAGGGAGAAAGGGCAGCAGGTCCACTGGGATGTGGACTCTGACTCCCACAGCCCCAAGGCAGGCTGGGCAACTCCAGCAAAACCCCCATGAGGGGGACAACAGCCCTGTGGTCTCGAGACCCAGTGTACCCCAAGTCTCTTGGTGCAACGGAAAGACCTCAAAAGGCACACAgggcagaacacacacacacacacacacacatggagatgtagagagaagggaggaaCAGGAAGAGAGCAAGGTAGCCTTTAGAGTGACTCCAAGGAATGACATCAGAAGTCTCAGGGAATCATAGAACCCCCTGACCACGACTGGCAGGACATCTGGTTGGTTgctttggttggttggttttatttAGGGGGTTAGTCTTCAGTGATCTTTGCTTAAAGCAGAAGGTGACAGAAAAAAGGGGCCACACAGAAGCCGCAGAGACACAGCTTTTCAGAGCGATTGTTAATTCCACGTTACCGGGCCCATAGTGCTAGCAGAATCAGACAGCAGAGCTGAACATCAGATCCCACATCCAGTGCGCTATCGTGACTTAAGTGCCAAACCCACCTCCTGAGGACGGGAGAGGAACCAGTAACAAGTCCGTGGCTGGGAAGCATTCCTCTCAAAGGCATGAAGAGGGAAACATCACAAAGAACAGGACCACGTATGCTTTTTTTCTTCACAGTCTCCTCCATGGGAATTCCTAGACCCTTTTAACCCGACATCTCTGAACCTGTGTTCCCAAAGATGTTAATAGGTGTCACATGggaccaaaacaaaaaagttcaaTGAAATAATTTCGGGAAATATTGCATACTTACTAAAATTATACATCCCTGCAGTAGAAGAACCTATTCAGCATTATTTAAATCACTGGTTCCTGCCTTATTAGACCATAGGAACCCTTTTAAGAAACATCTATTGCCATATCATCTAGAACTCTGAAAAATGCTGCTTAACCATTATTGCAAAACTGTCTCATCTCAAGAATGGAAAGAACATGTCAACACTGGTAAACACCCAGGAATCATACATAAAATGCTTTTCAGAAATTAACATGGCAGAAAGTTTAAGGCAATGATTTGAAAACTTGAAGAAACGTGTCCTTCTGGGAGGCACTTGTTCAATGGTAAATACAGCCAGGGAAGCTGAAATTGGATTTAAAAACTAGCCAAGCAGAAGCCTCCAAAACAGCGTGAGGCTGCTCTGCTCAGTCGTGGCCTGGCCAGGACAGAAAAGAACAGCACTTGGTGGCGTCTCCTCTTAACGGCTTTGACACAGGAAACACGCACACTCACACGCTCTCAAACTTCCTCTAAGAGATTCAGACCAAATATCAAAGCCACCAGGTACAAACTCGCCTCTCTTCATTCCTCCAAAAGCCGAATAACCTGGAGTCTAGGGTttccaggagaagagagaaatggctCATGCTGGCACTGTTAAATGCTGTCAAAGGGatcacaccccccacccccaattctctTGAGGTGCAGTCCCCAAGCAGCACCCTGGCAGCTATAAGAGGACACACTTCTTGGTGTTCTTCTTTGTGGCAGGGTAAAGCACAGCCCGGACAGCTTCCGAAAATACCTCATGGACCCCATCCTGCATCAGGGCTGAACACTCCAGATACTTCACAGCCCCGACCTGCTTAGCCAGGGAAGTGCCTTGCTGAGGGGTTGTGGGCACTAGGCTCTGTTCCTTCAGCCTTTTCACCGTCTCAAGGTCACTCCGCAGGTCCCTCTTGGTGCCCACCAGCAAAACAGGTACGTTGGGGCAATGATGGGAGACCTCTGGGTACCACTTATGCCTCACGTTGGCATAAGAGGATGGGTTGCCgat
Protein-coding regions in this window:
- the LOC105087987 gene encoding rho-related GTP-binding protein RhoG yields the protein MQTIKCVVVGDGAVGKTCLLISYTTNAFPEEYIPTVFDNYSAQTSVDGQIVSLNLWDTAGQEEYDRLRTLSYPQTNIFVICFSIGNPSSYANVRHKWYPEVSHHCPNVPVLLVGTKRDLRSDLETVKRLKEQSLVPTTPQQGTSLAKQVGAVKYLECSALMQDGVHEVFSEAVRAVLYPATKKNTKKCVLL